The sequence CtaatctttcaaaaataaattaggTCATTTAGAGTATTTAAAAGGTTCATGTGaaagtcattttttttttctttttgtattttcatttgcagaaatatattaaatatgagTAGCCATGTCTTTATCAGAAGATGAATGGAAAAGGTTACAGAACCGAAAAGGGGTACCCCCTTGCTGATTGTGTTTTACAGAAAACAGTTCAACTTGGCATAAGTGACAAAGGGAGAATAGTCACAGAAACTGGAGGGACTCCATCAACTTCAAGTATTAAAGCAAACTAAATCAAAAAGGTATTTATGAAGTCTCAGTCCACAGATTAAAAGAGACCCTAACATGACAGAGTGTGAGCTGCGAGTCAACAGATTCTAGCCAATCAATGACAGAACCATAAATGTGTAGGCAAAAACTAGTTACACGACACTTGACAATTGACATGAGTTACTAATGAAATGAAGCATAAGCATATTGTAACGAAGCTTTGGCATAAAATTTAATAGCTTGAAAAAGAACGTGTAAAATAACCAATACCTTAAGATGACACCATTCATGCCCTTCTGTATTGTTTCATTTCTTCTCAATGAAAGCAAGTTTTCTGatcgttaaaaaaaaacaaacaaacaaagaaagaaagacgataccATTCACCAAGCCCAAGGGGCAGCTCGTATTGTGCTCACCAAAGGAggaactcttctcaaaatctcaaaagatACTGAGTAGGAATCTCATTCTAACTAAAGATTCTTGTGGTCCGACAACaaattgatataaaaaaaaaaatatttttgactAAAGTATATGAAAACGCATTTATGATATGAACAAGGAAGGTAAAATAACATATCTCTGCAACACTGTTTCCATATGATACAAAAGCTGAGTTAAAGTAACGTGAAAAAAATACTTCAGGTCTCTTCAGACACACCTAGATATTCCTTGAGGCAAAGACGTTGCAGTTCTGTTTAACTGATTGGGCTGGCCATTAGAAACACTTTGTATCTGAGTCTGGCTGGTTTGTTGTGCAGGCTGTTGAACTTGCTGTTGTTGGACATTAGCAGATTCTGCTGTAGAAGGTTTTCCAATCACTCCTTGAGTAACAGGGGCTGGACCCTGAGGAAACTGAGATTTTTCATTCTGTTGGGGCAAGCCAACTCCACGTTGTGAAAAGAATTTGTTTGAGGAGCCATAATTGTATGAACCTAAGTGCTGTATTTTCTGAAGGATTTCTTCCACCGAAGGTGGAGGTCCAGGTAGCTTTGCGTGCCTATATCGACAATCTGGACCATTTGGACAGAAACCAAACTTGTACCTGCAGTTCCAGTGTTTAGCCTTTTGACAAAGAACATCAATTGTTTGCAAGCAACAAAAATCTGTCCAAAAAAGATGTACTGCAGAAATTAATTTACAAGATTATGTTATTGCAAAACAATTTGTCTAAGTAAAACTAGGGAATCATTTCGCAAAAGCCTGAATGAGGATTCCTCAAGATCTAGCACCATAAATATATCTAACGATATCATCAACTTATATATAATGAGTATCTTCGTATAAAAGCTGTACACATGCTTAAACTAAAAGCTTGAAAATATCCTTGGGGAATCATTAATTTCATTGATGGAGGGGAAACCCAAGGGAAGGAGTATAGGTCCAAATAAGTCCGAACACTACCTACTACTACTTTGCTCGTATAGTCGTATAGCAGAGACAAAGGatactctatttcattattttatctCTCTTTTAGATCTTTTTTCTTTGGGTAAGAAATAGTTTAATATGTACACAATGGTGCAACTGCAAGTATAAAGACACAGTTGTTGAGTGGCAAAAACTTTAAAGAAAAGGCTTAAAACTCTTTGGAATTATGCAGCCAAGCCCATCTCATAGGCTTTTATGGTTAAAAATGGTATTTTAGTATAACaaagaaaggaaagagatcGAAGGAGGCTTCTTATTTGGATAAGTTTCTCTTCATGGTGGTATTAGAATTTGTCTAATGACTTGTTTGCAGTTTTCATGCTCTTTTGTGTACTCCTAATGGAAGAAAGTAAATTTTGTTCGTGAATTTTCATATATTAAAGAATTGTCTCCTCTTATTTAAAAACGAAATGAAAAGACATAACCCAGTCTGTAATCTATGAACTGCATATGATACTAATAAATTCAACAACTAGGAACAAAGAAAAGGGGCATAAACGATGATATATTGATCACCCCCAAAGAATAGtacaagaaaataaaacaaccaaaaatgtaaatataacGAACAGCTAATAAATTCAAGACACAAATTGAATTCCAAATTCCAAAACGCACATATTGCACTCCTTTATATCTTCATTGGTATGTTTATACACGCAATCCTGCTCGCGGCACTCGCCATAGAGACGAAAGAACCGGCAAATGGGCATCCGAGACTTATCATACTGGTGAAGGAATCCACAAGCATCGCCCTTCATACAAAGGCTGCGAAGCCAATGGCGGCAAACGGTTTGGCGGAAGCTCCTGCGGGTGCCGACGTTGGCAGTAGGGGCACCAAGGGGTTCAGGAGCAAGAGTAGGACCGAGGGAGCCGGGAAGGGAATTGGAGAGGGGGGGAGGGGCAGAAGAGTCGGAGGGGATGAGGGgtaaggaggaggaggaggcggcggcggcggggTTTGTGGGGGCAGCATCGAGACCGCCCTCGAAATCAAAGCTGAGAACACCCTCAGAATCCTCCATCaggaaagaggaagagaaatgGTTAGGGGATTAGGGTTGTGTGGGAGAACATCAGCATAGCTCAaaaagacgaagaagaagaagagaggggAGAGAAGCAGTGAACTTCAAAGGGAGTTGCCGTTGCCGTTGCAATTGCAATTGAAGCTTTGATAGGTTTTGCATCAGACGGTGAAAGAGAAGAAGTGAAGTCAAAAATACCAATTTcggttttattttcttttggcAGATGCGCACCTCTCAGGTTTCAAATCTTAGGatactttttttgaaaaaccaaAGACTATGATCCTTAAAGCACTTAAAAgatgtttattatatttaaagcCGATTTGTATTGagttaataaaaatatatttttcaaaaaaattcattttttattaaGTTCGCTTATGTAGAGATGGTTTAGATATATATCTTCAATTAAGATGGAAGATATAAATCCAGAacttaatataaaaaataaaactatggaaataaaaagaaataaaattccATTCCTGTTACAATAAAGAAGTAAAGGATGTTCTTACATCTACCACAAACTACCACTTTGCATTTACAAATGGATTTGTGATTAACCACAAAATCCCTAATCAACAACACATTTAATAATCAACACTAAAACAACCAATAATTAATTCAAACTAACTATAAATTGATCCCTCTCCTAATTCCaatttcttcatcatcatcatcattcatCTCAATCAAATCTTCACACACTGCTGTTGCTTTCTACTGTTTGGGTCTTCGACTCCATGGCAGTATCATAAGAAGCATGCAACCCAAACAATAAATAGTAAACCAAGAGAACTGCAGTCCATATCCCAAACCTTCCAAATGAAGCTTTATCAATGGACCCAAGAAGGAAAATGTTAATGGCAATGGATATTGATGGCAGCCATGGGACCAATGGCACGCCCCACACTCGTGGCTCTTTCGCCTGTGGGACACCGAGCCATAGGGCTAGAGTTGAGAGGAACCATATGGGAAGGGTCACTGTAAAGCCAATCCAACCTTTGCTTAAGCCCCAATATGCAGCGGTTCCAATTGAAGATCCTATGATCAGAATAAGGCAGATTATAAGCTTGTTTCTGTTCAATGGTGTTGTTTCACCGCTGACGTAGTAGCGCCGAACGATGAGGCCTACAGCTACTAACATGAAGATGAAGAGAGTGGAGATTGAGAGAAGGTTTGAGAGGATCCCTAGAGATGTGAAGAAGGCGATTACTGCTGTTGCAGCCATCATTGATGCTGTTGCGTTCACTGGAGTTCCTGTTCAAGAAATTAAACATGTGCAAATTTTAGCATTGTGTTCAAAATCAATATAAAAACACTgttaatcattcaaaatttaaaaataaatggtACAAAAATCACATTCAAATGTATAAGTTCAAACATTAATCGAGTGTGAATTACTAAAGAgacatttgaaaataaaatagttaGAAAACATACCCGTTCTTTCATTGACTTTGGCGAACCAGGGGGAGACCATGTGAGTCCGGGCAATGTGTGTGAGGTATCGCGCTTGGCCAACTGCACTAACCAACAACACAGTGGTCATGCCTTTAATAGCACCAGCAGCGACAATGTACTTAGCCCAACTCCATCCAACAGCCTCAAAAGCCACAGAAAAGGGTGCATCTTCATCGATCTGTTGGTACGGTTGCATGAGGCAGAGTGTAACCGCAAGAATGCAATACGCAGAAGTGGTGATCACCATCGATCCCACAAGACCAATGGGGATATCCTTACCAGGGTTCTTAGTCTCCTCT comes from Cucumis melo cultivar AY chromosome 12, USDA_Cmelo_AY_1.0, whole genome shotgun sequence and encodes:
- the LOC103488279 gene encoding cationic amino acid transporter 1-like, which produces MGLSNSDGEGIRRRSCGCGKEDFLPEESFQSWGNYANALKATPSRLMDRLMTRSAEKTELVEMKARSEHEMKKNLTWWDLIWFGVGAVIGAGIFVLTGLETKEHAGPAVVLSYVVSGVSALLSVFCYTEFAVEIPAAGGSFAYLRVELGDFVAFIAAGNILLEYVIGSAAVARSWTSYFATLCNHHPNDFRIHIPAFADNYNRLDPIAIVVIIVICIFAVMSTKGSSRFNYIASILHVVVILFIVIAGLTKANPKNFTPFAPFGPRGIFVASAVLFFAYVGFDAVSTLAEETKNPGKDIPIGLVGSMVITTSAYCILAVTLCLMQPYQQIDEDAPFSVAFEAVGWSWAKYIVAAGAIKGMTTVLLVSAVGQARYLTHIARTHMVSPWFAKVNERTGTPVNATASMMAATAVIAFFTSLGILSNLLSISTLFIFMLVAVGLIVRRYYVSGETTPLNRNKLIICLILIIGSSIGTAAYWGLSKGWIGFTVTLPIWFLSTLALWLGVPQAKEPRVWGVPLVPWLPSISIAINIFLLGSIDKASFGRFGIWTAVLLVYYLLFGLHASYDTAMESKTQTVESNSSV